The genomic DNA CTCCCATCCAGCGGACGTACGTCAACGCGGTACCCGCCGTGGGCAGAAGCTCGAGCGCGGTCGCCGTGTCCCGCCAGGGCCCCACGCTGATCGTCCTGTCGATCCCGTAGTCCTCCAGGAAGCGCAGGACGTCGGGCGCGAACCAGCCCGCAGACCTGAACTCCACGGCGAAGCTGAAATCCGCCGGCAGCGTCGGGATGAAACGCTCGAGGGCGGCGCGGGAATGCACCGTGAAGTCCGGCGGCAACTGGACCAGGATGGGGCCCAGCTTCTCCTCCAGAAGCTCGACGCGGAGTAGAAACGTACGTAGCGTGGGGCCACAGTCGCGCAGCCGCCGCTCGTGCGTGATCTCCCCCGGAAGCTTGACCGCGAACCGGAAGCCGGCGGGCGTGCGTTCCTTCCAGGAGGCTACCCTGGCACCGTCCGGAGTGGCGTAGAAGGTCGAGTTCACCTCGACGCTGTCGAAGGCCTCCGCGTAGACCGACAGCAGGTCCTCTCCCTGTCGCTCGGGCGGATAAAACGGCCCGACCCAGGCCGGGTAGCTCCACCCCTGGGTCCCGATGCGGTAGGCGCCGACGTTGCCGTGCCCTCGCCCTAAACTATCTTCGCGTGCCATGGACCTCATCGACGAACTCACCTGGCGCGGTCTCCTCTACGACGCGACCGAGGGTACGGCGGAGCACCTCGGCGAACGAGCCGAGCAGGGCCGGCCCGTATCCGGATACATTGGCTTCGATCCGTCCGCCCCGACCCTTCATATTGGGTCGCTCGTGCCGGTCATGCTCCTGGTGCACCTGCAGCGGGCCGGCCACATCCCCGTCGCGCTCGTGGGCGGCGGCACCGGGTTGATCGGCGATCCCAGCGGCAAGGAGGACGAGCGTCTCCTGCTCGACCGGGAGGAAGCCGAGGCGAACGCCGCCGGCATCCGAGGACAGCTCGAGCGCTTCCTCGATTTCTCTCCGGGGCCCACGGCGGCCCGCGTGCGCAACAACCTCGAATGGCTGGACGAGGTGCGG from Gemmatimonadota bacterium includes the following:
- a CDS encoding DUF72 domain-containing protein, producing the protein MAREDSLGRGHGNVGAYRIGTQGWSYPAWVGPFYPPERQGEDLLSVYAEAFDSVEVNSTFYATPDGARVASWKERTPAGFRFAVKLPGEITHERRLRDCGPTLRTFLLRVELLEEKLGPILVQLPPDFTVHSRAALERFIPTLPADFSFAVEFRSAGWFAPDVLRFLEDYGIDRTISVGPWRDTATALELLPTAGTALTYVRWMGEVRHRYGMRRVEARRDAELDAWADALRDAVSAGRVVWAFFNNDWQGHSPASARALQRRLGMSPVDPAALAMQRDLF